DNA sequence from the Amycolatopsis sp. Hca4 genome:
GAGGTCTACATCGATCTGTCCTTCTTCGACGAGCTGAAGACCCGCTTCGGCGCCCAGGGCGGGCTCTTCACCGAGGCGTACGTGCTGGCCCACGAGTACGGCCACCACGTGCAGAACCTGCTCGGCACGTCCCGCAAGGGCACCGGCACCGGCCCGACGTCCGGTTCGGTGCGCCTGGAGCTGCAGGCCGACTGCTACGCCGGCGTCTGGGCCAACCACGCCTCGACGACGCCGACCGAGAGCGGCAAGCCGCTGATCACCGACGTCACCCAGGACGACATCAACTCCGCATTGGACACCGCGTCCCGCATCGGCGACGACTACATCCAGGAGAACCTCGGCGGCGGCCAGGTCGACCGCTCGAAGTTCACCCACGGCACGTCCGCGCAGCGCAAGAAGTGGTTCACCACCGGCTTCCAGACCGGCGAGCCCGCCCGCTGCGACACCTTCGGCACCAACAACCTGGGCTAGGCAAGCACGACGAAGGGGCCGCCCCGCTCGCCGGGACGGCCCCTTCGGTCTGTCGTCAGGCAGTCAGTGCGTGCGGGTCACCCGCGACGGCGCGGGCGGAGAAGTTCCGCTGCGCCTTGCGCTCGACGGCCTTCTGCTTGGCCGCCTTGGCCTTGCCCGGCTGGACGCCGTTGATGCTCTCCGTGCTCGTCGCGTAGACGCCGAGGGCCCATGCGACGCCGTCGGCGTTGCGGTCCAGCGCGACCCGGTCGATGTTGCCCAGGTTGTCGCAGGCCTGGTGGTAGCACGGGTCGAACGCGATGCCGGCCGTGCCGCCCCACTTCGCCGCCTGCGCCGGGGTCTTCAGCACCTCGGCACCGGTGTCGAGCCCGCCCGCCGGGATGCCGACGGCGATGAACTCGCCGTAGTCCGACCGCCCGGTGAAGTCGGTGCCCTCGACGGACACCCCGCGCGCGGTCTTCATGAAGTCGACGAAGGTCTTCTCGATCTGCGCCGAGCCGTACGGGCCGGCGCCCGCGCCGACGCCGTCGGAGTTGTCGCCGTCGTAGGCGAAGTAGCCGGCGTTCGGCGAGCCGATCATGTCGAAGTTCAGGTACAGCGCGATGTCGAGCTGCTGCTCGAAGGTCAGCTGGTCGACGTAGTAGGTCGAGCCGATCAGGCCGAACTCCTCCGCGCTCCAGAAGCCGAAGCGGACGCCGTTGTTGACCTTCGGGCTGCTCCCCAGCTGCAGCGCCGTCTCGAGCAGGGTCGCCGAGCCGGAGCCGTTGTCGTTGATGCCCGGGCCCGCCGGGACGCTGTCGAGGTGCGACCCCAGCATCACGACGTTGTCCTTGCGGCCGGTCTTGGTCTCGGCGATGACGTTGTAGCTGGTCCGCGCCTCCTGGAAGGCCCGCAGCTCCAGGGTCACGTTCTGCCCGCCGAGCGTGGCCAGCTGCGCCCCCGCGGCCGCCGTCACGCCCCCGGTCGGGATCGCCGCGTTCTCCGGGCCCCCGAGCGTCCCGTTGAGCGCGCCGTCGGTGTTGTTGTAGACGATGGCGCCGACCGCCCCCGCGGCCGCGGCCGTCTGCTGCTTCTGCGCGAACGAGCAGCCGCCGCGCTTGATCAGCGCGATCTTGCCCGCGACGTCCGCGGTGTAGTCGGTGGCCTCGCAGCCACTGGTGTCGTCCACGGCGACCACGGCGAGCGGCGCGGTGATGCCGCCGACCGGCGTCGACTTCGTGTACTCCATGGCGATGACCGGGACGCTCTGGCCACCCGCGGTCAGCTTCTCGGCCAGGGTCTCGGAGTAGGTGAAGGGGAACTCCTGGCGGGTGACCTGGAAGCCGGCCGCCTCGAGCTTGGTGGCGATGTACTCGGCCGACTTCTTGTGGCCGTCGGTGCTCGCCGCCCGGGTCCCGCCGTTCGTGTCGGCGATCCGCTGGAGGGCGATCAGGTGCCGGTTGACGCCGTTGACGTCGATCTTCTTGACGAGCTGCTTCGCCAGGGCAGGACCGTCGGGGAGGGTGTCCGCGGCGGCGGCCGGGGTCAGGCCGAGCACCAGCGTGGCCCCGGCGGCCAGCGCCACCGGTGGGAGGAACTTCGATCTGAAGAGTGACATGGTTGCTCACCTTTGTTCCCTATGCGAAGTCCGTCAATGCGCCTTTCGGCGGGACATTTCCCGGCGGTATACGGTCGACGCATGTACGCGATCACCATCCGTGAACCAGGTGACCCGGACGTTCTCGAGTGGGCGGAGGTCGCGGATCCGCGGCCCGGCCCCGGCGAGGTGCTGCTGGAGGTCGCGGCGAGCGCGGTGAACCGCGCGGACCTGCTGCAACGCCAGGGCCACTACCCGCCGCCACCCGGAGCGAGCGAAACCCTCGGCCTCGAATGCTCCGGCACGATCGCCGAACTCGGCGAAGGCGTCGAAGGCTGGGCGGTCGGCGACGAGGTCTGCGCGCTGCTCTCCGGCGGCGGCTACGCGGAGAAGGCCGTCGTGCCCGCCGGGCAGCTGCTGCCGGTGCCGGGCGAGGTCGACCTGCTCACCGCGGCCGCGCTGCCCGAGGTGGCCTGCACGGTGTGGGCGAACGTCGTGATGCACGCCAACCTCACCGAGGGCGAGGTGCTGCTGGTCCACGGCGGCGCCGGCGGCATCGGCACGCACGCCATCCAGGTCGGCAAGGCGCTCGGCGCCACCGTCGCCGTCACCGCGGGCTCGCCGGACCGGCTCGAAAGCTGCCGCCAGCTCGGCGCCGACATCACCATCAACTACAAGACGGCCGACTTCGTCGAGGTGCTCCGCGAGGAGACCGGCGGCGCGGACGTCATCCTCGACAACATGGGCGCGTCCTACCTGGGCCGCAACGTCGACGCGCTGAAGCAGGACGGCCGCCTGGTGATCATCGGCATGCAGGGCGGGGTCAAGGGCGAGCTGAACGTCGGCGCGCTGCTCGGCAAGCGCGCATCGGTGTTCGCCGCGGGCCTGCGCTTCCGCCCGCTGGACCAGAAGGCGGCGATCGTGGCCGACGTCCGCGAGCGGCTGTGGCCGCTGGTCGCCGAGGGTCTGGTCAAGCCGATCGTCGGCCAGGTGGTGCCGATGGCCGAGGCCTCGACCGCGCACCGCGTCCTCGAAGAAGGCAGCGTCTTCGGCAAGGTCCTGCTGGCAGCGAAGTCTTAGCGCAGCTCGTCGAGGACGCGCACGAGCTGGTTGATCTCGAAGACGTTGGAGTAGTGGGCGAGCCCGATCCGCACGGCGCCGCCCACTTCTCCGACGCCGAGTGAGGCGAAGACGCCGCTCGTGCCGTCGTCGGCGAAGGCGCACAATCCCTGCGTCGCCAGGTACTCGGCGACTTCGGGCGCCTTCTTGCCGGCGACGGCGAAGGCGAGCGCGGGGATGCGGCGCATGGCGTTGCCGATGACCATGATGTGCCGCAGCGACAGCAGTTCCGTGGACAGCTGCGCGAGCAGCCCGGCGTGGTAGGACTTCGCCGAGCCGAGCGAAGTGACCAGCCGCTCGCGGCGCGAGCCGGTGGCGGCGTCGTCGAGGCCGGACAGGTAGTCGATCGAGGCGATCAGCCCGGCCAGCAGCGGGTAGGCGTGCGGGCCGAGCTCCAGCCGGGCGGCGCCGCGGGCCATCGGGTCGAGCGAGGCCGACGGGATGCGTTCGATCAGCTCCGGGTCGCGGAAGACCAGCGCGCCCACCGACGGGCCGCCCCACGCCTGCGCGGAGACGACCATGACGTCGGCGCCGAGCGCGTTGATGTCGAGCGGCAGGAAGGGCGCGGCGTAGGTCGCGTCGACGACGACGAGCGCGCCGACCCGCTTGGCGAACTCGATGATGGTCGGCACGTCCGGCCGGGTGCCGACGGAACCGGACGCGAGCGTGACGGCGACGGCCTTGGTGCGCGCGGACACGAGCTGCTCGTACTGCCACGCGGGCAGCTCGCAGGTCTCGATGTCGATTTCGCCCCACCGCACGACCGCGCCCACGCGCTTCGCGGCCCGCTGCCACGGCGCGAGGTTGGCCTGCTCGTCGAGCCGGGACACGACGACTTCGTCGCCGATGGTCCACCGCTCGGCGAGCGCGTCGACGAGCCGGCGCAGCATGACGGGCGCACTCGGCCCGAGCACGACGGCAGCCGGGTCGGCCCCGACCAGGTCGGCCACGGCCCGGCGGGCCGCGGTCACGATGCTTTCCGCGCGTTGTGAGGCCGGAAACGCTCCGCCCGGCCCGGACACCGGGGCTCGCATCGCCGTGGAAACGGCCGAAGCGACCTGTTCCGGGACCAGCATTCCGGCGGCGCCGTCGAAGTGAATCCAGCCGTCACCCAGCGCGGGAAAGAGCCCACGGATACGAGCGACGTCGAACGCCATGGGGACACCGTACGGACGTGCGGTTTCGCCGTGCGTCCGGGGTTGGGTGGAGAGCCACCGGGAACCCCGTTTACGGCTACGCTCGGAGACGGACACCCCCTGGGTGTCGCGGAGCGTGTCGAAGGCAAGCCAGGATGGAGCACATGACCGAGCCGAACTTCACAGCGGGTGACCCGGGCCAGGAATCTTCACCCCACGTGGTGGTCGTCGGACCGGACGGCACCCCGGTGGGCACCACCCCCGCGGACGCCGACCACCCGGAGTCGGTGGGCGACCTCGTCGAGGAGCCGGCGAAGGTGATGCGCATCGGAACGATGATCAAGCAGCTCCTGGAGGAGGTCAGGGCGGCCCCGCTCGACGACGCGTCCCGCACGCGGGTCCGCGAGATCCACCAGACGTCGATCCGCGAGCTGGAAAAGGCACTGGCGCCGGAGCTGCAGGACGAGCTGGAGAGGCTGGTCCGCCCGTTCACGAACGATTCGACGCCGTCCGACGCGGAGCTCCGGATCGCCCAGGCCCAGCTGGTGGGCTGGCTGGAGGGGCTGTTCAGCGGTATCCAGACGGCACTGTTTGCCCAGCAGATGGCGGCCCGGGTCCAGCTGGAGCAGATGCGCCGCGGCCTCCCGGCAGGCCCTTCGGGGGCGGCTGGGCTCGGTCACGGCCATGAGCACGGGCCGGGGATCTCGGGGACCGGGCAGTACCTCTGAGGGTGGTTGTCCACAGACCGGAGGGCCTGTGGACAACCTCTGTGGACAACTCGCTTTCGGCGAGGTTTGTCCGGGGGCGGCGATAGACTGGACTTGGGCACGCCCCCCAGGGAAGGGCGGGGGAGTCTGCGGGGGCCGTCCTGGGCGGGATGCAAAGCCGGGTCGCCGTCAGCGGTGCCGGGAACGGGCCCTGGGGTGCCCTCCAACCGCGCTTAACGGCCACCGCACACACACGACGGGCCCGAAAGCCAGGCTCAGCCGGCCACCTGGCGCCGTGCCGCCAAGTCCTCCTCCAAGCGCGCCAGCCGCTCTTCGTACTTCGACACCGCAGCCAGGCGAGCTCGGATCCGGGCGTGCTCGGCGCGGACCTCTTCGACCTCGTCCGGGGCGTACTCGAGCCGCTCGGCGAGGCGGGCCACCGAGCCCGGCCGTTCGAACGCGGCGATGCGGGCCTCCAGGGCGGCCAGGTGCGGGGCCAGCCGGCGCTGCTCGTCGTAGAGCCACTTCACGTGGCCGTCGAGTTCTTTCGTGGCCTGCTCGACGTCACGGCGCAGGTCGGCGATGTGCGTGTGCAGCCGGTCGAGTTCGGGCTGGATCCGGTCGGTGGCGATCTGCTCGATGCGCGGCCGCAGCCGTGCCATCACCGGTCGCCAGGCCAGGCCGGCGAGCGCCTTGGCCCGGGGAACCACCACTCCGCGAATGTCACTCACTGTATGATCTCGATCCTTCCGGAGTCACGCCAAGTGCTCAGCAGCTTCGATTCCGCGTGCAGCCGGTGCTCCGCCGTCACCCCGACCTTGCTGCCCCAGGCGTGCTCGAAATCGGTCTGGTCCGGCCGCTCGATGATCGACACCCCGGTGAGGCGCACCAGCGCCTCCGGGAAGAGCTGACGGCACAGGTACGTCACCAGGGTGCCGGTCGTGGCCCAGACGTGCTCATCGGCCGAAAGCCCCAGCAGTTTCGACAGCGGCAGCACGAACTGCCGGTTCGAAATCGGCACGAACCCGAGGTCGGCGGGCCACCAGTCGGGCAGGGTCTCGGGTTCCCAGAACAGGCGGCCCGGCTCGGCGAGCAGGTAGAGGCGGGACGTGTAATCGGCGAACGTGTACGGCGAGACCATGACCCCGCGGTGGATCACGACGACGTCGGTGCGGCGGCCGTATGCCGGCTCTGCGTCCGGCTCGTCCAGCGCGAACGTCGTCATGCGGAAGACCAGGTCGCTGCCGTCGATCAGCGCGGCACGCTCGGCGCTGGGCGCCATCGGCGCGTTCCCGACCACCGCGATCGACTCGACCCGCTGACCGCGGGCGTAGGCGGTGAGGAGGTCGCGGAGCATGCTACCGGTGTCGCCTTCGTCGAGTTGCCCTGACGCTTCGCCCACGAGCTGAGTTCGACTCATCGCTCCCCCAAGGCATCGGTGTCCGGGGCCGCCGACGAGGGGCAGCCGAGCAGACGGACAATAGCCGACAGACCACTGTCGTGACCCGGAAGGGGTGTCTGTGACCGCGCTGGCCGTCGTCCCGGCGAGGGGTGGCTCGATCGGGCTGCCGGGCAAGAACCTGGCGCTCTTCCGGGGCCGTCCGCTGGTCGCTCACACCGTGTACACGGCCCTGTCGGCCGGGATCGCCGACGTCGTCGTCACCACCGACGACGCTGACATCGCCGCCGCTGCCCAGGCCGAAGGGGCCCGGACCGTCGCGCGGCCCGCGCACCTCGCCGAGGCGACCAGCCGAACGCTGCCCGCGGTCACGCACGCGATCGACACGCTCGGTGTCCCCGACTCGACGCTCGTCCTGCTGCTGCAGCCCACTTCGCCGCTGCGGACGGCCGAAGACATCGCCGAGTGCCTCGATATCCACGCGGACCGGCCCACCGGCTCGGTCGTGCAGATGTGCCGGTCGGCCGACCACCACCCGCTGAAAGTCTGCCTGGAGACGCCGGACGGCGGGATCGCCCCGGTGCGGGACTGGGCCGACCTCGAAGCACCCCGGCAGACGCTGCCCGTCGTGCTGCGGCCGACCGGTGGCATCTACCTCGTCCGAGCCGGCGACCTCCGGCGGCACGAGCGCTTCTTCATCCCCGAGGTGCGGCCCCAGTTCGTGCCGGTCGAGCGGGCGATCGACATCGACTCCGCCGCCGACCTCCTGCTGGCCGAGCAGCACACGGCCGGCTAGCGGTCCACGAACGCCTTGTAGAGCGAAGGCCGCCAGATCTCCTCGCCCTCGAGCAGGTCGATGATCCGGCGGTGCGCGCCCGGCTCGCCGAACTCGGTGTGCGGCTCGCACCGGCCCATCGCGCGGGCCTTCCCGATCCCGGCCGCGACGGCTTCCGCGGTCGGTTCGACCGACAGCACGCTGGGTGCCATGGCCCGGTTGCGCTGCCGGGTGCCGACGGTCACCGACGGGGTGCCCAGCACGGGCGCCTCCCGCACGCCGGCGCTCGAGTTGCCCAGCACGACGGCCGCGTTCTTCATCAAGGTGATGAAGTATTCGAACCGCATCGACGGCAGGCGGACGAACCGCGGGCCGTCGAGCCGGTCGAGTTCGCTCCGGATCTCGCGGCAGCCTTCGTCGTTGTTCGGGTCGATGACCACCCAGTTGCCCTCGGCGAGCACGGCGTCGACCACGGCCGCCGCGTTGCGCCGGTTCAGGTCGCGCTCGGTCGTCACCGGGTGCAGCGCGAGCAGGCCGTAGTCGGTGAACGGGATCTCGTAGTGGCGCCGGACCTCATCGAGGTCGGGCAGCCGTTCCGACGTCAGGACGTCGACCTCGGGGCTGCCGACGACGAAGATCCGGTCCTCCTCCTCGCCGAGCTGCAGCAGCCGGCGCCGAGCGGTCTCGTTGGCGACCAGGTGCACGTGGGCGTGCTTCGACAGCGAGTGCCGGATCACGTCGTCGATCGTGCCGCTGACCTCGCCGCCCTCGATGTGCACGACCCGCACGTTCGCCAGCGAGCCGACGATCGCGCCGGCGAGGGCCTCCACCCGGTCGCCGTGCACGACGATCGCGTCCGGCTGCTCCTCGTGCACCAGCCGGGCCAGCGCCTGCACGGTGTTGGCCAGCACGAGCGCCATCGGCTCGTCCTCGATCTGGTTCGGGATCAGGTGCAGCCGCTGCAGCCCGGCCAGCTCGATCTCTCGCACGGTGTAGCCGTAGCTGCGCAGCATGTGCATGCCGGTGACGACGATGCGGGCCGACAGCACCGAGCTGTGCTGCACGGCGAGCATGACGTCCCGCAGCTTCCCGAAGTCGGCGCGGGTCCCGGTGAGGAACAGGACCTCACGCCGCCCGGTCTCAGCCAAGGTCCGCCCAGCTCACCTGCGTGTTCGCCGGCAGCGCCCTGGTGACCGCCCGGCCGAGCAGGGTCTCGTAGTCCTTCGCCTTGATCTCGCCGGTGCCCGGCCGCTTGACCCAGATGTTGTCCGTGGTCAGGGTCTCCCCTTCGGCGACGTCCTTGGTGGTGACGACGCAGGCGTACGCGAAGTCGATCGTCGGCTGCTCTTCGGCCAGGATCTGCTTCGACCCGCCGCGGGAGGCGTGGATCAGCCGCGAACCCTCGACCAGCTGCTTGAACTCCGCCGGCGTCGACGAGACCGGGATGTCCGGGCCCGGCCAGCTCATGTCCGAGGTGAAGTGCCGCTCGAGCACCGAAGCACCCAGCGCGACCGCCCCGAGGCACGGGTAGATCGTGGTGGTGTGGTCGGAAAGTCCGAGTTCGGCGTCCGGGAACGCGGCGTGCAACTCCGCGATCGCGCCGAGCCGCACCTGCTCCGGCGGCGTCGGGTACAGCGACGTGCAGTGCAGCAGCGCGAACCCGACCCCCGCGGCCCGCAGGATCTCGACGGCCGGGGTGATGGACGCGATGTCGTTCATCCCGGTGGAGAGGATCACCGGCTTGCCGAACGATGCGACGTGCCGGATCAGTGGGTAGTTGTTGCACTCGCCCGAGCCGATCTTGAAGCCCTCGACCCCGAGCTCGGCCAGCCGGTCCGCGGCCGCGCGGGAGAACGGTGTCGAGAGGAAGACGAGCCCGCGCTCCTCGGCGTGCGCCTTGATCTCGCGCTCGTCCTCGGCGGTGAGCGCGACGCGGTTCATCATGTCCCAGATCGGCTCGTCGGCGTTGCCGGGCACGACGTCGTTCGGGATCATCTCGTCGTCGACCACGTGGGTCTGGATCTTGACGACCTGGACGCCGGCGTCGGCGGCGTCGTCGACCATCTTGTGCGCCTTCTTGGGGTCGCCCTCGTGGTTGATCCCGATCTCGGCGATCACGAGAGGCGGGTGGTCGGCACCGACCGGGTGCTCGCCGAGCATGAACATGGAGACCTCCGGGTCGCTGCGTGGCTGCGGTCCGTCCCCGACCCTATCCCGTTGGCCGCCGGGCCTGGTCCCGGCCGACGCCACTGCCCTATCAAGGGCGCCGCACAACCCATCGGTACCCTCGTCCACGTGCATGCCACCAGCACGGTTCAGGCCGCGAACTCCTCAGTAGCGACACCGGCGCCGCCGGTGTCGGACAGCAAGACGTTCTCGCGGGCCTTCGCCGACATCAAGGCCGGTTTCCGCGCCCGCGAGCTGTGGGGTCACCTCGGCTGGCAGGACATCAAGCAGCGCTATCGGCGCTCGGTGATCGGGCCCTTCTGGATCACCATCAGCCAGGCCGTCATCGCGCTCGGGCTCGGGCTGCTGTACTCGCAGCTGTTCAACTCGCCGATCCAGGTGTTCCTGCCCTACCTGTCCACCGGGTTCATCCTGTGGGGCTTCATCAGCGGCTGCCTGGCCGAGGGCATGGAGACGTTCATCGCGAACGAGGGGCTCATCAAGCAGCTCCCGGCGCCGCTGAGCGTGTACATGCTGCGCACGGTGTGGCGCCAGACGCTGCTGCTGGCCCACAACCTGATCGTCTACGTCGTCGTCCTGGTCATCTTCTTCAGCGCGCTCGACAACCCGTACTCGCTGGGTTCGAAGGACGGGCTGTGCCACGACGGCCTCTTCTGCCACCCGGGCCTCAGCTGGAACATCCTGCTGGCCATCCCCGGCTTCGTGCTGCTCGCGCTCAACGCGGGCTGGGTGACGCTGCTGCTGGGCATCATCTCGACCCGCTTCCGCGACATCCCGCAGGTGATCAACTCGCTGATCCAGCTGCTGTTCTACGGCACGCCGATCGTCTGGCCGGTCGACCAGCTGATGAACGGCGGGACGCGCGAAGGCATCTCCTGGGTGCTGCCGATCATCCAGGCGAACCCGCTGTACCACTTCATGCAGGTGGTCCGGGCACCGCTGATCGGCCAGTCGTTCACGCCGGGAAACTGGATCGTGGTCGGCTGCATCACCGTCGTCGGCTGGGCGCTCGCGCTCGTCGCGATGCGCAATTACCGTGCCCGCGTCTCCTACTGGGTGTGACACATGGTCAGCATTGACGTCCAGAACGCCTACGTCGACTTCCCGATCTTCGACGCGAAGACCCGGTCGATGAAGAAGAAGGTCCTCGGCAAGGTCGGCGGCAAGATCGGCACCGACACCAAGGTGCCGATCATCGAAGCCCTGCACGACGTGACCCTGAACCTCCGCGAGGGCGACCGGGTCGGCCTGGTCGGTCACAACGGCGCGGGCAAGTCCACGCTGCTGCGCCTGCTCGCCGGGATCTACGAGCCGACCCGCGGGTCCTCGCGGATCCACGGCAAGATCGCGCCGGTCTTCGACCTCGGCGTCGGCATGGACCCGGAGATCTCCGGCCAGGAGAACATCATCATCCGCGGACTGTTCCTCGGCATGACCGCCAAGGAGATGGAGAAGCGGGTCGACGACATCGCGGAGTTCACCGAGCTCGGCGACTACCTCCAGATGCCGCTGCGGACGTACTCGACGGGTATGCGCGTGCGGCTGGCGCTGGGCGTCGTCACCTCGATCGACCCCGAGATCCTCATCCTCGACGAGGGCATCGGCGCGGTCGACGCGGCGTTCCTCAACAAGGCGCGCGACCGGCTCAAGGACCTCGTCAAGCGCTCCGGCATCCTCGTGTTCGCCAGCCACTCCGACGAGTTCCTGTTCGAGCTGTGCGACTCCGCCCTGTGGATGGACGAAGGCCACGTGAAGCAACGCGGCTCGCTGCGGGACGTCCTCACGTCGTACAAGGGGCGTGACCCCTTCGAGAACATGAGCCAGGAGACCCTGGACCGCTTCGGCATCGAGCCGGTGGCGACGACGAACGGCGGGGAATGATGGCGAGCGAGATCCGGCAGCTGCCCGACGGCGCGGTCGTCGGCGTGGTCGTCACGCGGCACCGGCGCGAGCTGCTCGCGGACTCGCTCAAGGTCATCGCGACCCAGACCCGGCCGGTCGACCACCTGGTCGTCGTGGACAACGGGCCGGACGACTCCGCGCGCGAGGTCGTCGAGAACTACCCGCTGCCGTACACGTACCTGCCGTCGCACCGGAACCTCGGTGGCGCCGGCGGGTTCGCGCTGGGCATGCTGCACGCGCTGTCGCTGGGCGCGGACTGGATCTGGCTGGCCGACGACGACGGCCGCCCGGCGGACGAGAACGTCCTCGCGATCCTGCTGGAGGAAGCGGAAAAGCGGAACCTGGCGGAGATTTCGCCGGTGGTGTCGAACATCGAGGCGCCGGACCAGCTGGCGTTCCCGCTGCGCCGCGGCCTGACGTGGAAGCGGTCGCAGTCCGAGCTGGGCACGGACTTCCTGCCGGGCATCGCGTCCCTGATGAACGGCGCGTTGTTCCGCGCGTCCACTTTGGACGTCGTCGGCGTGCCGGACCTGCGCCTGTTCTTCCGCGGCGACGAGGTCGAGCTGCACCGGCGGCTGGCCCGCTCGGGGCTGCCGTTCGGCACGTCGCTGAAGACGAAGTACCTGCACCCGGACGGCTCGGACGAGTTCAAGCCGATGCTGGGCGGCAAGTTCCACGCGCAGGACCCGGAGAACGAGGTCAAGCGGTACTACACGTACCGCAACCGCGGATACCTGCTGTCGCAGCCGGGCATGCGGAAGATCGGCGCGCTGGAGATCGTCCGGTTCGGGCTGTACTTCGTGGGCGTGAAGCGGGATCCGAAGGCGTTCCTGCAGTGGCTGAAACTGGTGCGGCAGGGCCGCGCCGAGAAGTTCTACCGATACTGAGAAGGGGCCCCCGGCGGGGGCCCTTCTTCGTGCTATTCGCCGATGACCGGCGGCGCGGTGCGCATGTCGGTGCCGAAGACCTCGTCGGGGTCACCTTCGACCAGGTAGGTCGGCCGCGAGTGTTCGGTGTCCTCGTCGCCTTCGCCCTTCTGGCCGCGGCCGAGGCCACCGCCGGGGCTCATCCCGCCACGACCGGCCGCACCGGCCCCGAGGCCGCCCATACCGCGGCCGGCGGCCGCCTCGGCTGCACCGATCCCGCCCGGCCGGGCCGCCCCGGACGCGGCGCCCGCACCGGTCGCGTTGCCTGCCGCGCCGGAGCCGCCGGGGCCGAACCCGCCGCTGCGGCCACCGCCCCCGCCGCCGACCTTGGAGTTGTAGGCCTCGTCGCCGCCGAAGTTCATCCCGCCCATCGGCATCGGGCTCATCGGAGGCATCCCGGTGAACTGCTGGTTCGAGTTCTGCGACGACGCGACCGGGACCGAGCTGGGCGTGAAGCCGGACGGCGTGGTGGTGCCGGCCGGGACGAACCCGGACCCGGTGGTCGACCCGGGGCCGGAGACGGTGTGCCCGGCAGGCCCGCCGAGCGACCCGGGGGTGTTGCCGGGCACGAAGCCCTGGGCCGTGCCGCCCGGCGTGTTGACCGAGTGCGAGCCCGGCGTGTTCACGCTGGAGGGGTTGTTGATGCCGTTCTTCTCGCCGGTGCCATCGGTGCCATCGCTGCCCCCACCGGTGCTGAAACTGGGCGGCGGCGCGAAGGCGGGCTGCTTGGAGGCGGCCTCGTAGAGGTTCTTGTCGTAGGTCGCCATGACACTGGCGGCCTCGTCGTGCGCGGCCTGGCTGTCCTTCTGCTTCTGGATTGACTTGTCGACGTTGTCGGGCAGGTTGAAGGGGTTCGAGGTGGCCCAGCCCTTGAACTCTTCGGTCCAGCTGAAGGGGATGGGGGCAGGCATGGAGTTCTTCGCCGTGGAGGCGGCCTGGCTCTGCTGGTAGATCGTCTCGGAGGCGAGCTTCGCGTTCTGGGAGTTGGCGTCGGACCACTTGCTCAGGCTGGTGAAGTACTGCTGCGCGTTCTCGGCCGCGCTGCCTTCCCAGCTGCCCTTGGACGCGTTGACGGCGGTGGTCATCGACTGCGCGAACTTGTCGAAGACCTGGTGCACGTCGTGGTAGGCGGTCGAGACCTGGGCCACCTGGTCGACGTCCAGGTTGCTCTGGAGGAACGCCTGCAGCTGGGCGTGGTCGTTGCCCCTGTAGTCGGCGTTCGGTGCATGCAGGCCCTCGACGTATTCGACGTCCCGGCCCTTGGTGGCGTCCTTGACGTTCTCGGCGCCCACCTGCTGCGACCGGTCCTTCGCCTGGGCCCGCGCCATGTAGTCCTGGACCCACCCGAACAGCCAGTTGTCCGGGTCGACGCCCTCTTCGGCCTTCCGCTGCAGGTAGGCGTCCCGATCGGCGGGCGCCATGTCCTGGACTTCCTGCGGCGACTTGTCCGGCGTCTTGGGCGGCGGCGGGCTCTGACGCGTGCTCATCTAACTCCCCTTACGCCTTGGGCAGTTTCGGCTCGACGATCTTCGTCGCCATGTCTTCGGCGATCTGGCAGGCCTTGGCCACGGTCTTGAGACCCGTCGCGTTCACGTCCACCCGCGCCTTGTCCCCCACCCCGAGGGCGACGGTGCAGCCCAGCGGCGCGTCGCTCGACGCCTCCTTGGCCGAGC
Encoded proteins:
- a CDS encoding bacterial proteasome activator family protein produces the protein MEHMTEPNFTAGDPGQESSPHVVVVGPDGTPVGTTPADADHPESVGDLVEEPAKVMRIGTMIKQLLEEVRAAPLDDASRTRVREIHQTSIRELEKALAPELQDELERLVRPFTNDSTPSDAELRIAQAQLVGWLEGLFSGIQTALFAQQMAARVQLEQMRRGLPAGPSGAAGLGHGHEHGPGISGTGQYL
- a CDS encoding cysteine desulfurase-like protein, with protein sequence MAFDVARIRGLFPALGDGWIHFDGAAGMLVPEQVASAVSTAMRAPVSGPGGAFPASQRAESIVTAARRAVADLVGADPAAVVLGPSAPVMLRRLVDALAERWTIGDEVVVSRLDEQANLAPWQRAAKRVGAVVRWGEIDIETCELPAWQYEQLVSARTKAVAVTLASGSVGTRPDVPTIIEFAKRVGALVVVDATYAAPFLPLDINALGADVMVVSAQAWGGPSVGALVFRDPELIERIPSASLDPMARGAARLELGPHAYPLLAGLIASIDYLSGLDDAATGSRRERLVTSLGSAKSYHAGLLAQLSTELLSLRHIMVIGNAMRRIPALAFAVAGKKAPEVAEYLATQGLCAFADDGTSGVFASLGVGEVGGAVRIGLAHYSNVFEINQLVRVLDELR
- a CDS encoding neutral zinc metallopeptidase, translated to MRFDDDAGLDASEVQDLRGSGGGGGIGGRVALGGGGLGIVGVIIYFVLSQLGGVSTGGSGSGLSGGLGGVGSGQAVDNSKLASECRTGADANKNHDCAIVAVVNSVQDYWTQQFARSGSTYRKAPTNFFNGGVRTGCGSATSDTGPFYCPADSEVYIDLSFFDELKTRFGAQGGLFTEAYVLAHEYGHHVQNLLGTSRKGTGTGPTSGSVRLELQADCYAGVWANHASTTPTESGKPLITDVTQDDINSALDTASRIGDDYIQENLGGGQVDRSKFTHGTSAQRKKWFTTGFQTGEPARCDTFGTNNLG
- a CDS encoding NAD(P)H-quinone oxidoreductase; the encoded protein is MYAITIREPGDPDVLEWAEVADPRPGPGEVLLEVAASAVNRADLLQRQGHYPPPPGASETLGLECSGTIAELGEGVEGWAVGDEVCALLSGGGYAEKAVVPAGQLLPVPGEVDLLTAAALPEVACTVWANVVMHANLTEGEVLLVHGGAGGIGTHAIQVGKALGATVAVTAGSPDRLESCRQLGADITINYKTADFVEVLREETGGADVILDNMGASYLGRNVDALKQDGRLVIIGMQGGVKGELNVGALLGKRASVFAAGLRFRPLDQKAAIVADVRERLWPLVAEGLVKPIVGQVVPMAEASTAHRVLEEGSVFGKVLLAAKS
- a CDS encoding M28 family metallopeptidase encodes the protein MSLFRSKFLPPVALAAGATLVLGLTPAAAADTLPDGPALAKQLVKKIDVNGVNRHLIALQRIADTNGGTRAASTDGHKKSAEYIATKLEAAGFQVTRQEFPFTYSETLAEKLTAGGQSVPVIAMEYTKSTPVGGITAPLAVVAVDDTSGCEATDYTADVAGKIALIKRGGCSFAQKQQTAAAAGAVGAIVYNNTDGALNGTLGGPENAAIPTGGVTAAAGAQLATLGGQNVTLELRAFQEARTSYNVIAETKTGRKDNVVMLGSHLDSVPAGPGINDNGSGSATLLETALQLGSSPKVNNGVRFGFWSAEEFGLIGSTYYVDQLTFEQQLDIALYLNFDMIGSPNAGYFAYDGDNSDGVGAGAGPYGSAQIEKTFVDFMKTARGVSVEGTDFTGRSDYGEFIAVGIPAGGLDTGAEVLKTPAQAAKWGGTAGIAFDPCYHQACDNLGNIDRVALDRNADGVAWALGVYATSTESINGVQPGKAKAAKQKAVERKAQRNFSARAVAGDPHALTA
- a CDS encoding NTP transferase domain-containing protein; translation: MTALAVVPARGGSIGLPGKNLALFRGRPLVAHTVYTALSAGIADVVVTTDDADIAAAAQAEGARTVARPAHLAEATSRTLPAVTHAIDTLGVPDSTLVLLLQPTSPLRTAEDIAECLDIHADRPTGSVVQMCRSADHHPLKVCLETPDGGIAPVRDWADLEAPRQTLPVVLRPTGGIYLVRAGDLRRHERFFIPEVRPQFVPVERAIDIDSAADLLLAEQHTAG